Proteins co-encoded in one Acidovorax sp. 69 genomic window:
- a CDS encoding CHASE2 domain-containing protein, with the protein MSWTLATASDTASAATRYRQQFDALAACALALLLVGAATFSRTWQALEFKTFDVLTAWTAPQRTALPVVILAIDEPTFQELQQTWPFPRSVHAALLQRLRAEGAAAVGLDIVFAEPSSETEDAALDRAIASAGPVVLAATREKIDSGNAALWMDIQPLQRFLDAGADAGDAGVEPDDDFVVRRAPLARESFALRLAQRAAEARGQNPVMSHSEWIGYQGPRGTFDTRSYYQALEPGLLPAGFFKGKIVLVGRSARTATELTRAQSDLFNSPFGTAGGERLFPGVELQATLVDNFLTGSGLRSVSEGWTLALTALLFPVLLWGSRRLHPAGAAALTAGLVVAMALVSWWLFARYRLWWPPLLPAVGAVAVYAAAALVAYAMVRQRARQTRAMLAQYLPPAVVSRLIAHPELMRLGGEAREVTLMFTDLANFTTLSERLSAEQTVEVLTGYFNAMTPIVHATGGTVDKFIGDAVMAFWGAPLDNPQHAEHAVAAAIAMQQAMQALQALQADLSARGLPPIHMRIGLHTGRVVVGNVGSEQRFSYTAIGDAVNLAARLEGANKAFGTGILLSAATAAQLPPTVGLRALDDVIVKGKTEPVRVFTPCDHPAVRDASQAALDAFHARDWDRALMQLHQVLNLLPGDMAALRLLARVEDARTGSAGTDWSPAVALEKL; encoded by the coding sequence ATGTCCTGGACGCTCGCTACCGCTTCTGACACGGCCTCTGCCGCCACCCGGTACCGGCAGCAGTTTGATGCGCTGGCGGCCTGCGCGCTGGCGTTGCTGCTGGTGGGGGCGGCCACGTTCAGCCGCACCTGGCAAGCCCTGGAGTTCAAGACCTTTGATGTGCTCACGGCCTGGACCGCGCCGCAGCGCACGGCACTGCCGGTGGTGATCCTGGCGATTGACGAGCCCACCTTCCAGGAGCTGCAGCAGACTTGGCCGTTCCCCCGCAGCGTGCATGCGGCCCTGTTGCAGCGTCTGCGTGCCGAAGGAGCCGCCGCCGTGGGCCTGGACATCGTGTTCGCGGAACCGTCCTCAGAGACCGAAGACGCGGCCCTGGACCGAGCCATTGCCTCGGCGGGCCCCGTGGTGCTGGCTGCGACACGCGAGAAGATCGACAGTGGCAACGCCGCGCTGTGGATGGACATTCAGCCGCTGCAGCGCTTTCTGGATGCCGGTGCCGACGCGGGCGATGCCGGCGTGGAGCCGGACGACGACTTTGTGGTGCGCCGCGCACCGCTGGCACGCGAGAGTTTTGCCCTGCGGCTGGCCCAGCGCGCGGCCGAGGCACGCGGTCAGAACCCCGTGATGAGCCACTCCGAATGGATCGGTTACCAGGGGCCGCGTGGCACGTTTGACACGCGCTCGTACTACCAGGCGCTGGAGCCGGGCCTTCTGCCGGCGGGCTTCTTCAAAGGCAAGATCGTGCTGGTAGGACGGTCAGCCCGCACCGCGACCGAACTCACTCGCGCACAATCCGACCTGTTCAACTCGCCGTTCGGCACAGCGGGTGGCGAGCGCCTGTTTCCTGGCGTGGAACTCCAGGCCACCTTGGTCGACAACTTCCTGACCGGCAGCGGTTTGCGCAGTGTGTCCGAAGGCTGGACGCTGGCGCTCACCGCGCTGCTGTTCCCTGTGCTGCTCTGGGGTAGCCGCAGGCTGCATCCGGCGGGCGCGGCCGCGCTCACGGCGGGGCTGGTGGTGGCCATGGCGCTGGTGTCGTGGTGGCTGTTTGCGCGTTACCGCCTCTGGTGGCCGCCGCTGCTGCCTGCCGTGGGTGCGGTGGCTGTTTACGCGGCGGCTGCGCTGGTGGCCTACGCCATGGTGCGCCAGCGGGCCCGCCAGACACGCGCCATGCTCGCGCAGTACCTCCCGCCTGCCGTGGTGTCGCGGCTGATCGCGCACCCCGAGCTGATGCGACTGGGGGGCGAGGCCCGCGAGGTCACGCTCATGTTCACCGACCTGGCCAACTTCACCACGCTGTCCGAGCGACTCAGCGCGGAGCAGACCGTGGAGGTGCTCACCGGCTACTTCAACGCCATGACGCCCATTGTTCATGCCACGGGGGGCACAGTGGACAAGTTCATTGGGGATGCGGTGATGGCCTTCTGGGGGGCGCCGCTGGATAACCCGCAGCATGCCGAGCACGCGGTGGCGGCCGCCATCGCCATGCAGCAAGCCATGCAGGCGCTGCAGGCGCTGCAGGCGGATCTGAGTGCGCGCGGCCTGCCGCCCATTCACATGCGCATCGGCCTGCACACGGGCCGTGTGGTGGTGGGCAATGTGGGCTCGGAGCAGCGATTTTCGTACACCGCGATTGGCGATGCCGTGAACCTCGCGGCCCGGCTGGAGGGGGCCAACAAGGCGTTTGGCACCGGTATCCTGCTATCGGCCGCCACCGCCGCGCAGCTGCCACCCACGGTGGGACTGCGTGCGCTGGACGATGTCATCGTCAAAGGCAAGACCGAGCCCGTGCGGGTATTCACGCCCTGTGACCATCCCGCCGTGCGGGACGCTAGCCAGGCCGCCCTCGATGCCTTCCACGCGCGCGACTGGGACCGCGCGCTGATGCAGCTGCACCAGGTGCTCAATCTCCTGCCTGGCGACATGGCGGCGTTGCGTTTGCTGGCGCGTGTGGAAGATGCCCGCACGGGGTCGGCCGGGACCGACTGGTCGCCCGCCGTGGCGTTGGAGAAGCTCTGA
- a CDS encoding TonB-dependent receptor domain-containing protein, with translation MPHHTTRLPTLTAMAALMALAWPLWAHATIPTGAAAEIVSLQGVGDQRAAAAPDWAPARLAQALVTGDFVRTRQAAKMALLFADDTQLRLHQNTVLQVKGVATPAQPVTTLLLNAGRAWTQTKRSDGSRLNLETPAATAAIRGTDWDISVEDDGRTLITVLSGTVEFSNAQGAVSVGANEAALAEVGKAPVKLVLSQPRDRIQWVNALRADPLPHLAAEPVPTALAPVRAALEARDQPAARVALAQARGTAPGPWVAALESATALQSGDLLAARDQLAGQVAAPSAAPLPVWLMQSDVQLMEGEGAAATATLRTALERWPAHPALVAQLARVQMLTDRVDDAIATLAPMQGTAHTELVMVRAELARRRGDAPGAVAAYTEATQLAPGDARAWQGLGSAHTEREDTRPARANLQQALALSPQSPGAWGELGTLETFANQFTDAGQAFATALGDNPADYVALTGQGLLHLKRGDPQTALDALLRAGVMEPRYARAKTWTAVAYYQLGRHQDALSTLDQAIALDDKDPVPHMLLAQIHTDLFQPGEAVEAARAAVQRMPYLKSLNQVANDQKGSANLGASLAFFGMEDWALELAQQSFYPYWGGSHLFLADRYAGEFNKNSALFQGFLTDPMAFGASQRYSSLLQRPGGHGSVGITMDRDTYRMRAPAVTLNGMDNSHVPVSWFFKAQSANASEFPFDLQVNNVPAMRAGYGKVRARAVTVGAGMQPTERINLFAYVNQFDMRLRSQNLFETSMDNTSTQGAVGMSYRWGPTEQTWVKLGRSVENILLLRYPTAYIEPPFVSLMGVGSEPKKQFNDLQLRHTLDTAPGSRWSVALEHVRERQNNLIGGEAAVGADIPGVGPYRDYLLLGGYNHVDRRYTGLTLATTQQLDKALSLDAALGLQQIRHRVDGLTQSYLVGLDRFSEVEARRADVERVVTPRLGVVWQPATGTTVRMAYQDWLRPLSISTLTSVETAGIPVEDRLVEAGGRHKRTVAQLGMEIGTNTFLSLRADHLRVRNPGTVGVDLQTPSMPFLEEMRNAQLVNLSTTDLLENTPSFDMGTLKTLGAGVNHMFSRRWSGYAKYLYQGSESRIFDSAGAAGRIPYIPRHTAVLGATWASPQRIYLSGRAVYRSERFEDKENLTRMAPGWGVDLMGFWESHDKHWVVGAAAMNLWAPKSDRRSTRYVLDARYRF, from the coding sequence ATGCCCCACCACACAACCCGCTTGCCAACGCTCACCGCCATGGCCGCATTGATGGCCCTGGCCTGGCCTTTGTGGGCCCACGCCACCATACCCACTGGCGCTGCCGCCGAAATCGTCAGTCTGCAGGGCGTGGGTGACCAGCGTGCCGCAGCAGCCCCGGACTGGGCGCCTGCCCGATTGGCACAGGCACTGGTCACCGGTGACTTTGTACGCACGCGCCAGGCCGCCAAGATGGCCTTGCTGTTTGCCGACGACACCCAACTGCGCCTGCACCAGAACACGGTGCTGCAAGTCAAAGGGGTGGCCACCCCTGCACAGCCAGTCACGACATTGCTGCTCAATGCCGGCCGGGCGTGGACGCAGACCAAGCGCTCCGATGGCAGCCGCCTCAACCTGGAAACCCCAGCAGCCACCGCCGCCATTCGGGGAACCGACTGGGACATCAGCGTGGAAGACGATGGCCGCACGCTGATCACGGTGTTGTCGGGCACGGTGGAGTTTTCCAACGCACAAGGAGCGGTGTCGGTGGGGGCCAACGAAGCGGCGCTGGCCGAAGTGGGCAAGGCCCCGGTCAAGCTGGTGCTGAGCCAGCCGCGTGACCGCATACAGTGGGTGAACGCACTGCGTGCCGACCCCCTGCCACACCTGGCCGCCGAACCCGTGCCCACAGCACTCGCTCCGGTGCGTGCAGCGCTGGAGGCGCGCGACCAGCCAGCCGCGCGTGTCGCCTTGGCGCAGGCCAGGGGCACCGCGCCCGGGCCCTGGGTGGCGGCGCTGGAGTCTGCCACCGCGCTGCAGTCGGGCGACCTGCTGGCCGCGCGTGATCAACTGGCCGGGCAAGTGGCGGCGCCATCGGCTGCGCCCTTGCCGGTCTGGCTCATGCAATCCGATGTGCAGCTCATGGAGGGCGAAGGCGCTGCTGCCACGGCCACGCTGCGCACCGCCCTGGAGCGCTGGCCTGCACATCCCGCCTTGGTGGCCCAGTTGGCCCGCGTACAGATGTTGACCGACCGGGTGGACGACGCCATCGCCACGCTGGCCCCGATGCAAGGAACGGCCCATACCGAGCTTGTCATGGTGCGCGCCGAACTGGCGCGGCGGCGTGGCGATGCGCCGGGCGCGGTGGCCGCATACACCGAGGCCACGCAGCTTGCCCCAGGCGACGCCCGCGCCTGGCAGGGCCTGGGCAGTGCCCATACCGAACGCGAAGACACGCGCCCCGCGCGTGCCAACCTGCAGCAGGCACTGGCCCTTTCGCCACAAAGCCCAGGGGCCTGGGGCGAACTGGGCACGCTTGAAACCTTCGCCAACCAGTTCACCGATGCGGGCCAGGCCTTCGCAACGGCATTGGGCGACAACCCGGCGGACTACGTGGCGCTAACAGGACAAGGCCTGTTGCACCTCAAACGAGGGGATCCGCAAACGGCACTCGACGCCCTGCTGCGCGCGGGCGTGATGGAACCCCGCTACGCACGCGCCAAGACCTGGACGGCCGTGGCCTACTACCAGCTCGGCCGCCATCAGGATGCGCTGTCCACGCTGGACCAGGCCATTGCACTGGATGACAAGGACCCTGTTCCCCACATGCTGCTGGCACAGATCCACACCGACCTGTTCCAACCCGGAGAGGCTGTGGAGGCCGCCCGTGCTGCCGTGCAGCGCATGCCCTACCTCAAGTCGCTCAACCAGGTTGCCAATGACCAAAAGGGTAGCGCCAACCTCGGCGCATCGCTGGCGTTTTTTGGCATGGAAGACTGGGCACTGGAACTGGCCCAGCAAAGCTTTTACCCGTACTGGGGCGGCAGTCACCTGTTCCTGGCCGACCGCTATGCCGGCGAGTTCAACAAGAACTCCGCACTGTTTCAGGGCTTTCTGACGGACCCCATGGCTTTTGGCGCGAGCCAGCGGTACTCGTCATTGCTGCAGCGGCCCGGCGGCCATGGATCGGTGGGCATCACGATGGACCGCGACACCTACCGCATGCGAGCGCCAGCGGTCACGCTCAACGGCATGGACAACAGCCATGTTCCGGTGTCATGGTTCTTCAAGGCGCAATCGGCCAACGCCAGCGAGTTTCCGTTCGATCTGCAGGTCAACAATGTCCCGGCCATGCGCGCTGGCTATGGCAAGGTGCGCGCACGCGCCGTCACCGTGGGGGCGGGCATGCAACCGACCGAGCGTATCAACCTGTTCGCCTACGTGAACCAGTTCGACATGCGCCTGCGCAGCCAAAACCTGTTCGAGACGTCCATGGACAACACGAGCACACAAGGCGCAGTGGGCATGTCTTACCGCTGGGGCCCCACCGAGCAGACCTGGGTCAAGCTAGGCCGCAGTGTGGAGAACATCCTGTTGCTGCGTTATCCCACCGCATACATCGAGCCCCCGTTCGTGAGCCTGATGGGCGTGGGCAGCGAGCCCAAGAAACAGTTCAACGACCTCCAGCTGCGGCACACGCTGGACACCGCACCGGGCAGCCGCTGGAGCGTGGCACTGGAGCACGTGCGTGAGCGCCAGAACAATCTGATCGGCGGCGAGGCTGCCGTGGGAGCCGACATTCCCGGCGTAGGCCCCTACCGCGACTATTTGCTGCTCGGCGGCTACAACCATGTGGACCGGCGCTATACAGGCCTTACTCTGGCAACGACCCAGCAGCTGGACAAGGCGCTGAGCCTGGACGCCGCGCTGGGCCTGCAGCAGATTCGCCATCGGGTGGACGGCCTGACGCAAAGCTACCTGGTGGGTCTGGATCGGTTCAGTGAGGTGGAGGCTCGCCGCGCCGACGTGGAGCGTGTCGTCACGCCCCGTCTGGGTGTGGTTTGGCAGCCCGCCACGGGCACCACCGTGCGCATGGCCTACCAGGACTGGTTGCGACCGCTGAGCATATCGACGCTCACCAGCGTGGAGACGGCGGGCATCCCCGTCGAGGACCGGCTCGTTGAAGCCGGCGGGCGCCACAAGCGCACGGTGGCCCAGCTGGGCATGGAGATCGGCACCAACACCTTTCTGAGCCTGCGCGCGGACCACCTGCGTGTGCGCAACCCCGGCACCGTGGGGGTAGACCTGCAGACCCCCAGCATGCCGTTCCTGGAAGAGATGCGTAATGCCCAACTGGTCAACCTCTCTACGACCGACTTGCTGGAGAACACGCCGAGTTTTGACATGGGCACCCTCAAAACCCTGGGCGCGGGCGTCAACCACATGTTCAGCCGGCGCTGGTCGGGCTACGCCAAGTATCTTTACCAGGGCAGCGAGAGCCGCATCTTTGATTCAGCCGGCGCCGCAGGCCGCATCCCCTACATCCCGCGCCACACAGCCGTACTGGGCGCCACCTGGGCCAGCCCGCAGCGCATCTATCTCAGCGGGCGCGCGGTGTACCGGTCGGAACGTTTTGAGGACAAGGAAAACCTCACCCGCATGGCGCCTGGCTGGGGAGTGGACCTCATGGGGTTCTGGGAGTCGCACGACAAGCACTGGGTGGTGGGTGCTGCCGCCATGAACCTCTGGGCACCGAAGTCGGACCGCAGAAGCACCCGCTATGTCCTGGACGCTCGCTACCGCTTCTGA
- a CDS encoding gamma-glutamyl-gamma-aminobutyrate hydrolase family protein, whose amino-acid sequence MPSAPRLKIGLSACFQHADTSRPLFTGKTLQYVEQSIAHWLMSAGAMVVMVPCPTGETARGDVTLDHYAEWLDGIVMHGGADVWPGNYGEEPLREEWVGDRVRDLYDLAVVKAFAQVGKPIFGVCRGLQLINVAFGGALYQDLQTQHPGAQEHRNATTYDQHFHDIHIVPDTHLATLYPKQLRARVNSIHHQGIKRVAPDFVVEALSEPDGVPEAIRLQPAPGRGYIAATQWHPEFHKVGSDTLDDTAILSDFLAACEQAKANPRSVQHAASSSLRGRATRLLRHALSRQRT is encoded by the coding sequence ATGCCCTCCGCCCCCCGCCTCAAGATTGGTCTGTCTGCCTGCTTCCAGCACGCCGACACCTCCCGTCCGCTGTTCACCGGTAAAACCCTGCAGTACGTCGAACAGTCCATTGCCCACTGGCTCATGTCGGCAGGGGCTATGGTGGTGATGGTGCCTTGCCCTACCGGGGAGACAGCCCGTGGCGACGTGACGCTTGATCACTATGCCGAGTGGCTGGACGGCATCGTCATGCACGGCGGTGCTGATGTCTGGCCGGGCAACTACGGGGAAGAACCCCTGCGCGAGGAGTGGGTTGGAGACCGTGTGCGCGACCTTTACGACCTGGCCGTCGTGAAAGCATTTGCCCAGGTCGGAAAGCCCATTTTTGGCGTGTGCCGGGGCCTTCAGCTGATCAATGTGGCCTTTGGTGGGGCGCTGTACCAAGACCTGCAGACCCAGCACCCCGGCGCGCAGGAGCATCGGAATGCCACGACCTACGACCAGCATTTCCACGACATTCACATCGTGCCCGACACCCATCTGGCGACGCTGTACCCGAAACAGCTGCGCGCACGGGTCAACAGCATCCACCACCAGGGCATCAAGCGGGTGGCGCCGGATTTTGTGGTTGAGGCCCTGAGTGAACCGGACGGAGTTCCAGAAGCCATCCGCCTGCAACCAGCGCCTGGGCGGGGCTATATTGCTGCCACGCAATGGCACCCTGAGTTTCACAAAGTCGGCTCGGACACGCTGGATGACACGGCCATTTTGAGCGACTTTCTGGCCGCATGTGAGCAAGCCAAAGCGAACCCCAGGTCTGTGCAACATGCGGCGTCGTCCTCCCTGCGAGGGAGGGCTACGCGGCTGTTGCGGCACGCATTGTCGAGGCAGCGGACGTAA
- a CDS encoding LysR family transcriptional regulator: protein MECMSKIDGSDLDGRLMHLLLAVLETGSITAAAERLGVTQSAVSHLLDKLRTITGDPLFVKRGRGIVPTARAEGLATPARELLRQMQQFAQGPVFNPATWSAHLTIAANDFQRDLLLPALAARLRDAAPNVTLRIVPSGAPSAELLRSDACQMVISPRPPDGTDIVQKRLFEDQYRVFYDPTVRNAPTSEADYLAANHATVAYEAHRGLDLDRQLEARGVHRRFVIHVPGFSALPAFVCGTPLLITAPSLLGRTALAALASSPVPVACPGLPMYLIWHTRYQQDAAHRWLREQLESVVGWALAGVNTQGH, encoded by the coding sequence ATCGAATGCATGAGCAAAATCGATGGGTCTGATCTGGACGGGCGCCTCATGCATTTGCTGCTGGCGGTGCTGGAGACCGGAAGCATCACTGCTGCCGCCGAGCGCCTGGGCGTCACGCAGTCGGCCGTGAGCCACCTGCTTGACAAACTGCGCACCATCACGGGCGACCCGCTGTTCGTCAAGCGTGGGCGCGGCATTGTGCCCACGGCGCGCGCAGAAGGCCTGGCCACCCCGGCGCGCGAGCTGTTGCGCCAGATGCAGCAATTTGCGCAAGGGCCTGTCTTCAACCCCGCCACGTGGAGCGCCCACCTGACCATCGCGGCCAACGATTTTCAGCGCGACCTTTTGCTGCCCGCGCTGGCAGCGCGCCTGCGTGATGCGGCTCCCAACGTCACCTTGCGCATCGTGCCCAGCGGCGCACCCAGTGCCGAGCTGTTGCGTTCGGACGCCTGCCAAATGGTCATCAGCCCGCGCCCACCAGATGGCACCGACATCGTGCAAAAGCGCTTGTTTGAAGACCAATACCGGGTGTTTTACGACCCCACCGTGCGCAATGCTCCCACCTCAGAAGCGGACTATCTGGCGGCCAACCACGCCACTGTGGCCTACGAAGCGCACCGGGGTCTGGACCTGGACCGGCAGCTTGAAGCCCGCGGCGTGCACCGGCGCTTTGTGATCCATGTGCCAGGTTTTTCCGCACTGCCCGCGTTTGTGTGTGGCACGCCGCTGCTCATCACGGCACCATCGCTGCTGGGGCGCACTGCGCTGGCTGCGTTGGCCAGTTCGCCGGTGCCGGTGGCCTGCCCCGGCCTGCCCATGTACCTTATCTGGCATACACGCTACCAGCAGGACGCCGCGCACCGCTGGCTGCGGGAACAGCTGGAGTCTGTGGTCGGCTGGGCTTTGGCGGGAGTGAACACCCAGGGCCACTGA
- a CDS encoding protocatechuate 4,5-dioxygenase subunit alpha — protein MTTALPPIPGTTPFDGDQARKGYALNKMCFSFNVAANREAFLADEEGYMRKYGLNEQQAAAIRAKNVLQLIAAGGNAYYLAKFAGIFKLDMQDIGAQQTGMTKDAFKAMLVAAGQ, from the coding sequence GTGACCACCGCCTTGCCCCCCATCCCCGGTACCACACCGTTCGACGGCGACCAGGCCCGCAAGGGCTATGCGCTGAACAAGATGTGCTTTTCGTTCAACGTTGCAGCCAACCGAGAGGCCTTCCTGGCCGACGAAGAGGGCTACATGCGCAAGTACGGGCTGAACGAACAGCAGGCCGCCGCCATCCGCGCGAAGAACGTGCTGCAGCTCATTGCGGCGGGCGGCAACGCCTACTACCTGGCCAAGTTCGCGGGCATCTTCAAGCTGGACATGCAGGACATCGGTGCGCAGCAGACCGGCATGACCAAGGACGCATTCAAGGCCATGTTGGTGGCCGCTGGACAATAG
- a CDS encoding class III extradiol dioxygenase family protein has product MAQLIGGLGTSHIPAIGNAIHKGLQNEPYWKPFFDGFPPIRQWLGEKRPDVVVMFYNDHGLNFFLDKMPTFAVGAAAQYHNADEGWGIPTLPPFQGEVDLSWHLINTLVVQEFDVTTCQEMLVDHACTLPLKLFWPEGDCPVTVVPVCINTVQFPLPSAKRCYALGKAVGQAIQSWDSSKKVAVIASGGLSHQLDGERAGFINKAFDLQFIESLTSNPEWATQFSVHELVEKTGTQGVELLMWLAMRGALSTASAGVRRVHSNYHIPISNTATAVMALETV; this is encoded by the coding sequence ATGGCACAACTCATCGGCGGCCTCGGCACCTCGCACATCCCGGCCATTGGCAACGCCATCCACAAAGGGCTGCAGAACGAGCCCTACTGGAAGCCTTTTTTCGACGGCTTTCCACCCATCCGGCAGTGGCTGGGCGAGAAGCGGCCCGACGTGGTCGTGATGTTTTACAACGACCATGGCCTGAACTTCTTCCTCGACAAGATGCCGACCTTCGCTGTGGGCGCGGCGGCGCAGTATCACAACGCGGATGAAGGCTGGGGCATCCCGACGCTGCCACCGTTCCAGGGCGAGGTAGACCTGTCGTGGCACCTCATCAATACGCTGGTCGTCCAGGAGTTTGACGTGACCACCTGCCAGGAGATGTTGGTAGACCATGCCTGCACGCTGCCGCTCAAGCTGTTTTGGCCCGAGGGTGATTGCCCCGTGACGGTGGTGCCGGTGTGCATCAACACCGTGCAGTTTCCACTGCCATCGGCCAAGCGCTGCTACGCGCTGGGCAAGGCCGTGGGTCAGGCGATCCAGAGCTGGGACAGCAGCAAGAAGGTGGCGGTGATTGCCTCGGGGGGCCTGAGCCACCAGCTCGATGGCGAGCGCGCGGGCTTCATCAACAAGGCGTTTGACCTGCAGTTCATCGAGAGCCTGACCAGCAACCCCGAGTGGGCGACGCAGTTCAGCGTGCACGAGCTGGTGGAAAAAACCGGCACCCAGGGCGTGGAGCTGCTGATGTGGCTGGCCATGCGCGGCGCGCTGTCCACCGCCAGTGCGGGTGTGCGCCGCGTGCACAGCAACTACCACATCCCTATCTCGAATACGGCCACGGCGGTAATGGCTTTGGAAACGGTGTAG
- a CDS encoding pyridoxamine 5'-phosphate oxidase family protein — MTPATPIEDPVADVFHPGEQAMQARVGMRERMAAMGAVVMRDHMPDQHRELFEKLPTLLLGALDAQGQPWATQLAGPPGFAHTPDARHMQIATAPDAADPVLSQLAPGDAVGVLGLEPHTRRRNRMNGRVTSFGDQCLSVQVTQSFGNCPKYIQARQPGLRPAPRPPGPPQWLGADLDAAAIARVRQSDTLFIASASAPRPGAARGEGVDVSHRGGEPGFVQALQTDHGVVLSLPDYPGNQFFNTLGNLTQHPMAGLLVVDYEEGGLLHIAARAEVLWGATACAPWPGAQRVLQLTVQRAVWRPQVLPWRWTPPVAAPQFRAMRAQGPASV, encoded by the coding sequence ATGACACCCGCAACGCCCATTGAAGACCCCGTGGCGGATGTCTTCCACCCGGGTGAACAGGCGATGCAGGCGCGGGTGGGCATGCGTGAACGCATGGCCGCCATGGGCGCGGTGGTGATGCGCGACCACATGCCTGACCAGCACCGCGAACTGTTCGAGAAGTTGCCGACCTTGCTGCTGGGGGCACTGGATGCACAAGGCCAGCCGTGGGCCACACAGCTTGCAGGCCCCCCTGGCTTTGCCCATACACCGGATGCCCGGCACATGCAGATCGCCACGGCCCCCGACGCCGCTGATCCAGTGCTGTCGCAATTGGCGCCCGGTGATGCGGTGGGCGTGCTCGGCTTAGAGCCCCACACGCGGCGGCGCAATCGCATGAATGGCCGGGTGACGAGCTTTGGTGATCAGTGCCTGTCCGTACAGGTGACGCAGAGCTTTGGCAATTGCCCCAAGTACATCCAGGCACGCCAGCCGGGCCTGCGCCCCGCGCCAAGACCCCCAGGCCCACCCCAGTGGCTGGGCGCTGACCTGGATGCCGCCGCGATAGCGCGGGTGCGACAGTCCGACACACTGTTTATAGCCAGTGCCTCGGCGCCGCGGCCCGGTGCTGCGCGCGGCGAAGGGGTGGATGTGTCGCACCGTGGTGGCGAACCCGGGTTTGTGCAGGCCCTGCAGACCGACCACGGCGTGGTGCTGAGCTTGCCGGACTACCCGGGCAACCAATTCTTCAACACCCTGGGCAATCTGACGCAGCACCCGATGGCCGGGTTGCTGGTCGTGGACTATGAAGAAGGCGGCTTGCTCCATATAGCGGCCCGCGCCGAAGTGCTGTGGGGCGCCACAGCCTGCGCACCCTGGCCCGGCGCGCAGCGTGTGCTGCAGCTCACGGTGCAGCGGGCCGTGTGGCGGCCCCAGGTGCTGCCGTGGCGTTGGACGCCACCGGTCGCTGCTCCGCAGTTCCGGGCAATGCGCGCGCAGGGCCCTGCCTCTGTGTGA